In Gossypium arboreum isolate Shixiya-1 chromosome 6, ASM2569848v2, whole genome shotgun sequence, the following are encoded in one genomic region:
- the LOC128293841 gene encoding zinc finger BED domain-containing protein RICESLEEPER 2-like — MASSNSPIHVDDGFNEYESLAKRQKSTTSKVWDEMTKFECENKNELKAQFKAGLELADDVVAKIQNGIKYIKKSGTRRKRFYDVADKSFHLNVTKKLRQDVCVRWNSTYLMLESSLYYKDMLDYWGQRDKDYQLFALSNEEWRNVAILCKFLKVFYDVTCVFSGSNYPTANLYFRGVWKVHKVLLDTVKDPRYKLNYMQYCFTTIYGIHASDFVETNLSNLRLLFDEYVKKSKSTSSSLAGSSNVSDKNPVDSSLGEHNVNNVDFGGDFDESDDYKRYLNESSTRSEKSQLDIYLEEPELELNSQIDVLDYWSKSSVRYNELSLLARDLLAIPISIVASNRLLVWNDEDDEDDEDDEDDVSSIAF, encoded by the exons ATGGCTAGTTCGAACAGTCCTATACATGTGGACGATGGGTTTAATGAGTATGAAAGTCTTGCCAAACGTCAAAAGTCTACCACTTCAAAGGTGTGGGATGAAATGACAAAGTTTGAATGCGAGAACAAAAATGAATTGAAGGCACAAT TTAAAGCTGGTTTGGAACTTGCTGATGATGTTGTTGCTAAGATTCAAAATGGAATTAAGTACATAAAAAAGTCGGGAACTCGTAGGAAAAGATTTTATGATGTGGCCGACAAAAGTTTTCATTTGAATGTGACCAAAAAGTTGCGTCAAGATGTCTGTGTGAGATGGAATTCTACTTATTTGATGCTTGAATCTTCTCTTTACTATAAAGATATGCTAGATTATTGGGGCCAACGGGATAAAGATTATCAATTATTTGCACTTTCTAACGAGGAGTGGAGAAATGTTGCTATTCTTTGCAAATTTTTGAAAGTCTTTTATGATGTGACTTGTGTTTTTTCTGGTTCTAATTATCCAACGGCTAATCTTTATTTTAGAGGTGTTTGGAAGGTTCACAAGGTCTTGCTTGATACAGTTAAAG ATCCTCGTTACAAGTTGAATTATATGCAGTATTGCTTTACTACAATATATGGTATTCATGCTTCAGATTTTGTTGAAACCAATCTTAGCAATCTTAGACTCTTGTTTGACGAGTATGTTAAGAAATCCAAATCCACATCTTCCTCTTTGGCTGGGAGTTCTAATGTTTCGGATAAAAATCCTGTTGATTCTAGTTTGGGTGAACACAATGTTAATAATGTTGATTTTGGAGGAGATTTTGATGAGAGTGATGATTATAAACGATATTTAAATGAATCTAGCACTAGGAGTGAAAAGTCACAGTTGGACATTTATTTGGAAGAACCGGAGCTTGAGTTGAATAGTCAAATAGATGTTTTGGATTATTGGAGTAAAAGTTCAGTTCGGTATAATGAGCTTTCATTATTGGCTCGTGATCTTTTGGCAATTCCAATATCAATTGTAGCTTCGAATCGGCTTTTAGTATGG AACGATGAGGATGATGAGGATGACGAGGACGATGAGGACGATGTTTCTTCGATTGCTTTTTAG
- the LOC108484670 gene encoding zinc-finger homeodomain protein 2-like, producing MDFDEHDDQEEEMGMAVPPGYDSLGTLSETWSKPGPTTTGGGDGFARKVGSTTVRYRECLKNHAVSIGGHAVDGCYEFIAAGDEGTVEALKCAACNCHRNFHRKETEGESNVYNYNPHYHHHHHQQYPQFSPYYRAPPPAGYLHLTPPSQHRPLALPAASGGGGDSREEEDVSNPSSSGGGGGSKKRFRTKFTAEQKEKMLDFAEKLGWRIQKHDEAAIQQFCEETGVKRHVLKVWMHNNKNTLGKKP from the coding sequence ATGGATTTTGATGAACATGATGACCAAGAAGAAGAAATGGGTATGGCTGTTCCACCAGGCTACGACTCACTGGGTACCTTATCGGAAACTTGGTCGAAACCGGGACCTACCACCACCGGCGGTGGTGATGGCTTCGCGAGAAAAGTGGGGTCCACCACGGTAAGGTATCGAGAGTGTCTGAAGAACCACGCCGTGAGTATCGGCGGCCACGCGGTGGATGGTTGCTACGAGTTCATAGCGGCGGGTGATGAAGGGACCGTCGAGGCCTTGAAATGCGCCGCCTGTAACTGCCATAGGAATTTTCATCGTAAGGAAACCGAGGGGGAAAGTAATGTTTATAACTATAACCCTCactaccaccaccaccaccaccagcaGTACCCCCAATTCTCGCCTTACTATCGGGCACCGCCACCAGCCGGATATCTCCACCTCACGCCACCTTCACAGCACAGGCCATTAGCGTTGCCGGCAGCGTCAGGTGGCGGCGGGGACAGTAGAGAAGAAGAAGACGTCTCGAATCCCAGTAGCAGTGGCGGTGGCGGAGGATCAAAGAAGAGATTCAGAACAAAATTCACAGCcgaacaaaaagaaaaaatgctTGATTTCGCTGAAAAACTGGGGTGGAGGATTCAAAAACATGATGAAGCTGCCATACAACAATTTTGTGAAGAAACTGGTGTTAAAAGGCATGTTCTTAAAGTCTGGATGCACAATAACAAGAACACCCTTGGTAAGAAACCCTAA